The following are encoded together in the Tatumella ptyseos genome:
- the tamA gene encoding autotransporter assembly complex protein TamA: protein MAALLLAAPSLQAATVRLNLEGLSGELQNNVRVRLATITSEEISADSRFQARLDAVIKQSLRALGYYEPVITYSVSPEQALPAGKVLTVHVDPGVPVKIGGSTLVVEGEGQHDTEYEQWVEKGRPKVGTVLNHGDYDKFKNGFSSIALRKGYFDGAYRKSQLGVSLPLHQAFWDIDYDTGQRYRFGKVTFTGSQIREEYLEKLVPFHEGDYYDSKTLAELNRRLSAMGWFGSVVAAPEFKGAQKTKVLPINAAVTPAVKNSLEVGAGFSTDVGPQLKATWNRPWVNEYGHSITANTYLSQPEQQLDFTYKIPLLKNPIEQYYTIKGGLKRTDLNDTKADSTTIVGSRYWENSSGWQKALNLTWRLDHYTQGNYTNTTMLLYPGASINRTRSRGGLMPTWGDSQRYSVDFSDTTWGSGADFVILQASNVWIRTYAEKHRFVVRGTLGWIETDDFDKVPPDLRFFAGGDRSIRGYKYKDVSPRDSDNNLTGASKMATGSFEYQYNVTGKWWGAAFLDSGEAVNNFKDSDIKTGAGVGVRWASPVGPIKFDIATPIGDKDTHGVQFYIGLGPEL from the coding sequence ATGGCAGCACTTTTGTTAGCCGCACCCTCACTCCAGGCCGCGACGGTCAGGCTGAACCTAGAAGGGCTTTCTGGCGAACTACAAAATAATGTCAGAGTTAGATTGGCAACTATTACTAGCGAAGAAATCAGCGCGGACAGCCGGTTTCAAGCCCGCCTTGATGCCGTTATCAAACAAAGCTTACGTGCGCTTGGCTATTACGAGCCGGTGATTACCTATAGTGTATCGCCTGAACAGGCTCTGCCAGCAGGAAAAGTCCTCACTGTGCATGTCGACCCCGGTGTCCCAGTCAAAATTGGTGGTAGTACCCTTGTGGTCGAAGGTGAAGGGCAGCACGATACTGAGTATGAACAATGGGTTGAGAAAGGTCGTCCTAAAGTGGGTACCGTTCTAAACCATGGCGACTACGATAAATTTAAAAATGGGTTTTCCAGTATTGCGTTACGCAAGGGATATTTCGACGGCGCTTACCGCAAAAGCCAATTAGGCGTATCGCTACCGTTACACCAAGCATTCTGGGATATTGACTACGACACAGGGCAACGTTACCGCTTTGGTAAAGTTACGTTCACTGGATCGCAAATCAGAGAAGAATACTTAGAAAAATTGGTACCTTTCCATGAAGGTGACTATTACGATTCAAAAACGCTAGCAGAATTAAACCGGCGTTTATCCGCTATGGGGTGGTTTGGTTCGGTCGTCGCTGCGCCTGAATTTAAGGGTGCACAAAAAACCAAGGTATTACCTATCAATGCTGCGGTGACCCCGGCGGTAAAAAATAGCCTAGAGGTCGGTGCCGGTTTCTCCACCGACGTCGGACCGCAACTCAAAGCGACATGGAATCGACCTTGGGTAAACGAATATGGTCATAGCATCACGGCTAACACCTATCTGTCACAACCTGAACAGCAGCTGGATTTTACCTATAAAATTCCGCTACTAAAAAATCCTATCGAACAGTATTACACCATTAAAGGTGGGCTTAAGCGCACGGACCTAAATGATACCAAAGCCGATTCAACCACAATCGTTGGATCACGTTATTGGGAAAATAGCAGTGGTTGGCAAAAAGCGCTCAACTTGACGTGGCGTTTGGACCACTATACTCAGGGTAACTATACCAATACCACCATGTTGCTTTATCCCGGTGCGAGTATTAACCGAACTCGTTCGCGCGGCGGATTGATGCCAACCTGGGGCGATTCACAACGCTATTCAGTTGATTTTTCCGATACGACGTGGGGTTCTGGTGCTGACTTCGTCATTTTACAGGCCTCAAATGTCTGGATCCGTACTTATGCAGAGAAACACCGTTTCGTGGTAAGAGGAACATTAGGTTGGATTGAAACTGACGACTTTGACAAAGTCCCACCTGATCTTCGTTTCTTTGCAGGGGGAGACCGCAGCATTCGTGGTTACAAATATAAAGATGTCTCTCCTCGTGATAGCGATAATAACCTCACCGGGGCCAGTAAAATGGCGACGGGATCGTTCGAATATCAATACAACGTTACAGGAAAATGGTGGGGAGCAGCGTTCCTAGATAGTGGCGAGGCAGTCAATAACTTCAAAGATAGCGACATCAAGACCGGTGCCGGGGTAGGGGTGCGTTGGGCATCGCCAGTTGGACCGATCAAATTTGATATTGCCACGCCTATTGGTGACAAAGATACCCACGGTGTTCAGTTTTATATTGGCTTAGGACCTGAATTATGA
- a CDS encoding hemolysin family protein translates to MLDSLLVILVLIVISFFFAMSEISLAAARKIKLRLLANDGDIRAEHVLKLQESPGMFFTVVQIGVNAVAILGGIVGDSAFMPVFSDFFHRFLSPELSEKLSFICSFTVVTSLFILFADLTPKRIGMIAPEAIALRIIGPMRICLLIFRPLVWFFNGMANNVFRLFKIPMDRKDDITPDDIYAVVEAGALAGVLRKQEHELIENVFELESRTVPSSMTSRENIVWFDLNEEEAVLKSKIADHPHSKFLVCNGDIDHIVGYVDSKELLLRVLGNQSMTLSSGVQIRSALIVPDTLTLSEALESFKTAGEDFAVIMNEYALVVGIITLNDVMTTLMGDLVGQGFEEQIVARDANSWLVEGGTPIDDVVRVLHIEEFPHSGNYETIGGFMMYMLRKIPKRTDFVIFSGYKFEVVDIDNYRIDQLLVTRVSDERPTPLTPAGQVIDEITGKQQ, encoded by the coding sequence ATGTTAGATAGCTTACTTGTCATCCTAGTATTAATAGTAATTAGTTTTTTCTTTGCCATGTCAGAGATCTCTCTGGCCGCCGCGCGAAAAATCAAACTTAGACTTCTTGCCAACGATGGTGATATACGTGCAGAGCATGTGCTCAAACTTCAAGAATCACCGGGTATGTTCTTTACCGTTGTGCAGATCGGGGTCAATGCTGTGGCCATTCTCGGCGGTATTGTCGGGGATTCTGCCTTTATGCCGGTATTCTCTGATTTCTTTCATCGCTTCTTATCCCCAGAGTTATCAGAAAAGCTGAGTTTCATCTGTTCATTCACCGTCGTGACGAGCCTCTTTATTCTCTTTGCTGACCTCACCCCAAAACGAATCGGTATGATTGCTCCAGAGGCTATCGCCCTGAGAATTATTGGACCGATGCGAATCTGTTTATTGATTTTCCGTCCATTGGTCTGGTTTTTTAACGGTATGGCTAACAATGTCTTCCGCCTATTTAAAATTCCTATGGATCGTAAAGACGATATCACGCCGGATGATATTTATGCGGTAGTGGAAGCGGGTGCCTTGGCAGGTGTATTACGTAAACAAGAGCATGAACTGATTGAAAACGTGTTTGAGCTAGAATCTCGTACTGTCCCCTCTTCTATGACCTCTCGGGAAAACATCGTTTGGTTTGACCTAAATGAAGAAGAAGCAGTATTAAAATCGAAAATTGCTGATCACCCACATTCTAAGTTCTTGGTCTGCAATGGCGATATCGACCATATTGTCGGTTATGTTGATTCTAAAGAGTTACTGCTACGCGTTCTGGGTAATCAGAGCATGACCTTGAGCAGCGGTGTACAAATCCGTTCAGCCTTGATCGTCCCCGATACCTTAACCCTGTCTGAAGCCTTAGAAAGTTTTAAAACAGCGGGAGAAGATTTCGCCGTAATTATGAACGAATACGCTTTAGTAGTGGGGATTATCACGCTTAATGATGTGATGACGACACTGATGGGCGATTTAGTCGGTCAAGGTTTTGAAGAGCAAATCGTGGCACGCGATGCCAATTCGTGGTTAGTCGAAGGCGGAACACCGATCGATGATGTCGTACGTGTCCTGCATATCGAAGAGTTCCCACACTCGGGTAACTATGAAACCATTGGTGGTTTTATGATGTATATGCTGCGTAAAATCCCGAAACGGACTGACTTTGTTATCTTCTCTGGCTATAAGTTTGAGGTAGTTGATATCGATAACTACCGTATTGACCAATTATTGGTCACGCGCGTCAGTGACGAACGCCCTACTCCATTAACCCCTGCGGGCCAAGTGATCGACGAGATTACAGGTAAGCAACAATAA
- a CDS encoding DUF1107 domain-containing protein, producing the protein MKIYKRYNPIQIARYVKTLFKGQIYIEDVGEFHFDQGRVLKPVNGDIQRLSVMSEINRQVNELHVKF; encoded by the coding sequence GTGAAAATTTATAAACGATATAATCCGATTCAAATCGCCCGTTACGTTAAAACGTTATTTAAAGGGCAGATTTATATTGAAGATGTTGGTGAGTTTCATTTCGACCAAGGAAGGGTATTGAAACCTGTTAATGGCGATATTCAGCGTTTAAGTGTAATGTCTGAAATTAACCGCCAGGTCAATGAATTACACGTCAAATTCTAA
- the cysQ gene encoding 3'(2'),5'-bisphosphate nucleotidase CysQ, whose protein sequence is MLDQINQIARRAGEEILKIYHREEGLDVQIKTDDSPVTAADIAANSVIIDGLQALTPDIPILSEESVVAWSERQTWTRYWLVDPLDGTKEFIKRNGEFTVNIALIEEGKPVLGVVYAPVLDELYCAAEGKAWKEEATGQRHQITVTNAQPPLVVVSRSHANNDQELSDYLHQLGEHQTVAIGSSLKFCLVAEGKAQLYPRFGPTNIWDTGAGHAVALAAGAQVTDWHGRTLDYTPRESFLNPGFRVSLF, encoded by the coding sequence ATGTTAGACCAAATTAATCAAATCGCGCGCCGAGCCGGTGAGGAGATCCTAAAAATCTATCATCGCGAAGAGGGGCTTGATGTGCAGATTAAAACCGACGATTCACCCGTCACTGCCGCGGATATCGCTGCAAATAGCGTGATTATTGATGGCCTACAGGCTTTAACCCCTGACATTCCTATTTTATCTGAAGAGTCAGTCGTGGCGTGGTCGGAGCGTCAGACTTGGACCCGCTATTGGCTAGTAGACCCGCTGGATGGTACCAAGGAATTCATTAAGCGTAATGGTGAGTTTACCGTTAATATCGCGTTGATAGAGGAGGGTAAACCCGTCCTTGGTGTCGTGTACGCCCCGGTATTGGATGAACTGTATTGTGCGGCGGAGGGTAAAGCGTGGAAAGAAGAAGCGACAGGGCAGCGGCATCAAATCACTGTCACAAACGCGCAACCGCCTTTAGTCGTGGTGAGTCGCTCCCATGCCAATAATGACCAAGAGCTTAGCGATTATCTGCATCAGCTTGGCGAACATCAGACCGTAGCGATTGGCTCTTCACTCAAGTTTTGTTTAGTCGCAGAAGGGAAAGCGCAACTTTATCCCCGTTTTGGACCCACTAACATTTGGGATACAGGAGCTGGCCATGCAGTCGCCTTGGCCGCTGGCGCGCAAGTCACCGATTGGCATGGTCGTACACTTGATTATACCCCCCGAGAATCTTTCTTGAATCCAGGTTTTCGCGTGTCGCTGTTTTAA
- the fklB gene encoding FKBP-type peptidyl-prolyl cis-trans isomerase, whose product MTTLSFDSVETQASYGIGLQVGQQLLESGLQGLEPDALLAGLRDALEGNSPAVPMDVLHRALREMHERAEAVRDERTKEMAAEGAKYLEENRQREGVNSTESGLQFRVLTQGEGAIPSRQDRVRVHYTGKLTDGTVFDSSVARGEPAEFPVSGVIAGWIEALTLMPVGSKWELVIPQHLAYGERGAGASIPPFSTLVFEVELLDIL is encoded by the coding sequence ATGACGACTCTTTCTTTTGACAGTGTCGAAACGCAAGCAAGCTACGGTATTGGCCTGCAAGTCGGACAGCAATTATTAGAATCAGGATTACAAGGTCTGGAACCTGATGCCCTATTAGCTGGTCTGCGTGATGCGCTGGAAGGAAACTCGCCGGCTGTGCCTATGGATGTTTTACATCGCGCACTACGTGAAATGCACGAACGTGCAGAAGCGGTACGTGATGAGCGCACTAAAGAAATGGCTGCTGAAGGGGCAAAATACCTGGAAGAAAATCGCCAACGTGAGGGTGTCAACAGTACCGAATCGGGCTTACAGTTCCGTGTCCTGACACAAGGTGAAGGCGCTATTCCTTCTCGCCAAGATCGCGTACGTGTGCATTACACCGGTAAACTCACTGACGGTACTGTGTTTGATAGCTCTGTAGCACGTGGGGAGCCTGCAGAGTTCCCAGTAAGTGGTGTGATCGCTGGATGGATCGAGGCATTGACCTTGATGCCAGTAGGCTCGAAGTGGGAACTCGTTATCCCTCAACATCTTGCGTATGGTGAGCGTGGCGCAGGCGCTTCAATTCCGCCATTCAGTACGCTCGTCTTCGAAGTTGAATTACTCGATATTTTGTAA
- a CDS encoding LysM-like peptidoglycan-binding domain-containing protein translates to MKERISIYFQAIGQFYRYKVRPRLEPLLAPFSPWQRRAMAISALLIVIGLILPGPPSPPDVTLHHIDPPEALTAQSDSQGSWHTYHVAAGETLAQLFRDQGLATEALYAMANVQGSDKPLGTLSAGQAVKIRMTANKTVTGLTLENTRGQVLFVRQEDGRFLRVQ, encoded by the coding sequence ATGAAGGAGAGGATTTCGATTTATTTTCAAGCAATCGGGCAATTTTATCGATACAAGGTTCGCCCACGCCTTGAACCACTGCTCGCCCCCTTCTCGCCTTGGCAACGACGAGCGATGGCCATTTCAGCACTACTCATTGTTATTGGCTTAATATTACCAGGTCCTCCCTCACCCCCAGATGTCACCCTACATCATATTGATCCGCCGGAGGCACTCACTGCGCAAAGCGATTCGCAGGGGTCATGGCACACTTACCATGTTGCCGCAGGAGAAACTTTAGCCCAACTCTTTCGCGATCAGGGACTGGCAACAGAAGCGCTTTATGCAATGGCTAACGTTCAGGGAAGTGATAAACCGTTGGGGACATTGAGTGCTGGACAAGCCGTGAAGATACGGATGACAGCCAATAAGACGGTAACAGGGTTAACGCTGGAGAATACGCGAGGGCAAGTATTATTTGTCCGCCAAGAAGATGGGCGCTTCCTACGGGTACAATAG
- the rplI gene encoding 50S ribosomal protein L9 translates to MQVILLDKVANLGNLGDQVNVKAGYARNFLVPQGKAVPATKNNIEFFETRRAELEAKLAETLAAANARAEKINALGTVTLATKAGEGGKLFGSIGTRDIADAVTAAGVAVAKSEVRLPNGVLRTTGDHEVDFQVHGEVFAKLVIKIAAE, encoded by the coding sequence ATGCAAGTTATTCTGCTTGATAAAGTAGCAAACCTGGGCAACCTAGGTGATCAGGTTAATGTTAAAGCGGGCTACGCTCGTAACTTCCTGGTACCACAAGGTAAAGCTGTCCCAGCAACTAAAAACAACATCGAGTTTTTCGAAACTCGCCGTGCTGAGTTAGAAGCTAAATTAGCGGAAACTCTGGCTGCTGCTAATGCTCGTGCTGAGAAAATCAATGCACTGGGCACTGTCACCCTCGCAACTAAAGCGGGTGAAGGCGGTAAACTGTTCGGTTCAATCGGTACTCGCGATATCGCGGATGCTGTGACCGCTGCAGGTGTTGCTGTTGCTAAAAGTGAAGTGCGTTTACCAAATGGTGTACTTCGCACCACTGGTGACCACGAAGTTGATTTCCAAGTTCACGGCGAAGTTTTCGCTAAACTGGTTATCAAAATCGCTGCTGAGTAA
- the rpsR gene encoding 30S ribosomal protein S18 yields MARYFRRRKFCRFTAEGVQEIDYKDIATLKNYITESGKIVPSRITGTRAKYQRQLARAIKRARYLSLLPYTDRHQ; encoded by the coding sequence ATGGCACGTTATTTCCGTCGTCGCAAGTTCTGCCGTTTCACCGCGGAAGGCGTTCAAGAGATCGATTATAAAGATATCGCAACGCTGAAAAACTACATCACTGAAAGCGGTAAGATTGTACCAAGCCGTATTACCGGTACCCGTGCAAAATACCAGCGTCAGCTGGCCCGTGCTATCAAGCGCGCGCGTTACCTGTCCCTGTTACCGTACACTGATCGTCATCAGTAA
- the priB gene encoding primosomal replication protein N encodes MANRLQLSGHVCTAVVRKTSPSGIPHCQFVLEHESMQREAGINRLAVCRIPVIISGHEHQFITQYITVGKQLLLEGFVHSHKAKTGQSKLVLHAEQIELIDSGD; translated from the coding sequence GTGGCTAATCGTCTACAACTGTCTGGACACGTGTGTACAGCCGTTGTAAGAAAAACTAGCCCGTCAGGAATCCCGCATTGCCAATTCGTGTTAGAGCATGAATCTATGCAGCGGGAAGCCGGGATAAACCGGCTGGCTGTATGCCGTATCCCTGTGATTATCAGTGGACACGAACATCAGTTTATTACTCAATATATAACGGTCGGCAAGCAGCTTTTACTTGAAGGTTTTGTCCATAGCCACAAGGCGAAAACAGGCCAAAGTAAACTTGTACTGCATGCCGAGCAGATTGAATTGATAGATTCTGGAGACTAG
- the rpsF gene encoding 30S ribosomal protein S6 — protein sequence MRHYEIVFMVHPDQSEQVPGMIERYTGAITGAEGKIHRLEDWGRRQLAYPINKLHKAHYVLLNVEAPQEVIDELETNFRFNDAVIRSMVMRVKHAVTEASPMVKAKEERRDRRDDFANEAADDSDAEDSEE from the coding sequence ATGCGTCATTACGAAATCGTATTTATGGTTCATCCTGACCAGAGCGAACAGGTTCCTGGCATGATCGAGCGTTACACTGGTGCTATCACTGGTGCAGAAGGCAAGATCCACCGTCTGGAAGACTGGGGCCGCCGTCAGCTGGCTTACCCAATCAACAAATTGCACAAAGCACACTACGTTCTTCTGAACGTTGAAGCTCCGCAAGAAGTGATTGACGAGCTGGAAACAAACTTCCGCTTCAACGACGCCGTTATCCGCAGCATGGTCATGCGCGTTAAGCATGCGGTAACTGAAGCATCACCAATGGTTAAAGCAAAAGAAGAACGTCGTGATCGTCGTGATGACTTTGCTAATGAAGCCGCTGATGACTCAGATGCTGAGGATTCTGAAGAGTAA
- a CDS encoding Ivy family c-type lysozyme inhibitor, whose translation MLKPIGIIAALLVAPGAFAAETTFSDLVKTPEGGKALTALISHQHLPNWIKTGGVESPAQTVTVKGNDYQVYTICKPHNCGNQQFAVLYSAKLKQMSGLYLQTNEKSHRETLQWLNISDELSIDGKTILYAATTGSLSNHPTAFNYGD comes from the coding sequence ATGTTAAAACCCATTGGTATTATTGCTGCGCTGCTGGTCGCACCAGGCGCTTTTGCCGCCGAGACCACCTTTAGTGATCTGGTTAAAACGCCGGAAGGGGGGAAAGCCCTTACTGCCTTAATCAGCCACCAGCACCTCCCCAACTGGATAAAAACCGGTGGCGTAGAGTCCCCCGCACAAACTGTAACGGTTAAAGGAAATGATTATCAGGTCTACACCATCTGTAAACCACACAATTGCGGTAACCAACAATTCGCAGTCCTTTATTCCGCAAAACTCAAACAGATGAGTGGGCTTTACCTACAAACCAACGAAAAGTCGCATCGCGAGACATTGCAATGGCTGAATATCAGTGATGAGTTATCCATCGATGGCAAAACGATTCTCTACGCGGCGACCACTGGTAGTTTATCGAATCATCCAACAGCCTTTAATTATGGTGATTAG
- a CDS encoding APC family permease, with protein sequence MTQEVTYKRNLGLWQVVIVGIAYMTPMTVFDTFGIVSGMTSGRVPLAYLLALFAVLLTAFSYGKMVKVFPKAGSAYTYARKTCGNRVGFLVGWASLLDYMLLPMINALLAGIYLRSLFPQAPSWLWIVLFTGLVTWVNSRNIRLLANLNFLFVGAPVLLMAVFVWLVIQGVGHQHGHEAVWTLKPLWNGEQTFLPLVAGAAVLCFSFLGFDAVTTLSDESHQPDRTIPRAVLLTALIGGIIFFIAAWFTQLYFPTNIEFKNPTEAMPEIVLYVGGKFFQSVFLVAILVNTFASGLASHASAARLLHIMGRDGIFPIAKFRYIHPRLGSPLYCVLFVGALAMTAVFFNLDTAVSLISFGALVAFTSVNVSVIAYYAIQQKHLKTPAHWLAHLLIPVAGILCVGVMWLNLDQDAMRLGLVWTAIGIGWIIWYWWTKKELVFSH encoded by the coding sequence ATGACTCAAGAAGTAACATATAAGCGTAATTTAGGTTTATGGCAGGTTGTGATCGTCGGTATTGCCTATATGACACCGATGACGGTGTTTGATACCTTCGGTATTGTTTCTGGTATGACGTCAGGCCGCGTCCCTTTAGCCTATCTCTTGGCGCTTTTTGCTGTTTTATTAACAGCATTCAGCTATGGCAAAATGGTCAAGGTATTCCCCAAGGCTGGTTCCGCCTATACTTATGCCCGCAAGACTTGCGGTAATAGAGTCGGATTTTTAGTAGGTTGGGCTTCCCTACTTGATTATATGCTGTTACCGATGATCAATGCGTTGCTCGCAGGGATTTATCTACGCTCCCTCTTTCCCCAAGCCCCTTCGTGGCTGTGGATAGTACTGTTCACCGGTTTAGTCACTTGGGTAAATAGCCGAAATATTCGTTTGCTTGCCAACCTCAACTTCCTGTTTGTAGGAGCTCCAGTACTCTTGATGGCCGTCTTTGTTTGGCTCGTCATCCAAGGTGTGGGGCACCAACATGGACATGAGGCAGTTTGGACCTTAAAACCTCTTTGGAATGGCGAACAGACGTTTCTACCGCTAGTAGCAGGAGCCGCGGTACTCTGTTTCTCATTTCTCGGCTTTGATGCGGTGACAACATTATCCGATGAGTCTCATCAACCTGACCGAACGATTCCGCGAGCGGTTCTGCTGACAGCCTTGATCGGTGGGATTATTTTCTTTATCGCAGCATGGTTCACCCAGCTTTACTTCCCGACCAATATTGAATTTAAAAACCCAACGGAAGCAATGCCAGAAATTGTGTTATACGTGGGAGGTAAGTTCTTCCAATCCGTCTTCCTCGTGGCGATTTTGGTAAACACTTTTGCCTCCGGCCTGGCCTCTCATGCGAGTGCCGCACGCTTACTGCATATCATGGGACGAGATGGTATTTTTCCTATCGCTAAGTTTCGCTATATCCACCCTCGTTTAGGTAGCCCGCTCTACTGCGTGCTGTTTGTCGGGGCGTTAGCGATGACCGCTGTGTTCTTTAATCTTGATACCGCAGTCTCTTTGATTAGCTTTGGTGCATTAGTCGCCTTCACCTCAGTCAATGTATCGGTCATTGCGTATTATGCTATTCAGCAAAAACACCTAAAAACGCCTGCGCATTGGCTTGCCCATTTATTGATTCCTGTGGCCGGTATTTTATGTGTCGGGGTGATGTGGCTGAACTTAGACCAAGATGCGATGCGATTGGGCTTAGTTTGGACAGCAATCGGGATAGGGTGGATTATCTGGTATTGGTGGACAAAGAAAGAGCTCGTATTTAGCCATTAA